One Spiroplasma sp. NBRC 100390 DNA window includes the following coding sequences:
- a CDS encoding alpha/beta hydrolase — MKFKEWKQQLRDGSELQMYEWKPANDKDIRGVVQLVHGSAEHSLRYEDFAKFLVANNYAVVAEDHRGHGKTATCSENLGFFAEEEGWEKIIDDLYEVTTYIKHCYPNRPIVMFGHSMGSFMVRHYAIKYGTNIAALVICGTAHYPKRLLKFSIKMARIGQKIKGPKSKDNFIYKFSYAPLNVRYKDEGNLGTEWLATDKTVQEAFANDPLTGQVFSTSAFKDMFTGLLFITNKKNIKLTPNTLPLLFIAGQDDPVGKYGKTVLQTVELYKKAGKRVKVKLYPNARHEILNEPIKQEIYQDILNFYNKSLFR, encoded by the coding sequence ATGAAATTCAAAGAGTGAAAACAACAATTACGTGATGGTTCAGAATTACAAATGTATGAATGAAAACCTGCAAACGACAAAGACATTAGGGGAGTGGTGCAGTTAGTTCATGGTAGTGCTGAACATTCTTTACGTTATGAGGATTTTGCAAAGTTTTTAGTTGCAAACAATTATGCTGTTGTTGCAGAGGATCATCGCGGACATGGGAAAACAGCGACTTGTTCTGAAAATTTGGGGTTTTTTGCCGAAGAAGAAGGATGAGAAAAAATTATTGATGATTTATATGAAGTAACAACTTATATTAAACATTGTTATCCGAACAGACCAATTGTGATGTTTGGTCACTCAATGGGGTCATTTATGGTTCGCCATTATGCTATTAAATATGGAACAAATATTGCAGCTTTAGTAATTTGTGGAACAGCGCATTATCCAAAAAGATTATTAAAATTCTCAATTAAAATGGCTAGAATTGGTCAAAAAATTAAGGGACCAAAATCAAAAGATAATTTTATTTATAAGTTTTCTTATGCCCCATTAAATGTTCGCTATAAAGATGAAGGTAACTTGGGGACAGAATGACTGGCAACGGATAAAACTGTGCAAGAGGCATTTGCTAATGATCCGTTAACAGGCCAAGTTTTTTCAACAAGTGCTTTTAAAGATATGTTTACGGGATTATTGTTTATTACCAATAAAAAAAATATTAAGTTAACACCAAATACTTTGCCACTGTTGTTTATTGCGGGACAAGATGATCCGGTTGGAAAATATGGGAAGACAGTATTACAAACGGTTGAATTGTATAAAAAAGCAGGGAAAAGAGTTAAAGTAAAATTATATCCAAATGCCCGTCATGAGATTTTAAATGAACCAATTAAACAAGAAATTTATCAAGATATCTTAAATTTTTATAATAAAAGTCTTTTTCGATAA
- a CDS encoding DivIVA domain-containing protein — protein sequence MKTIKLRAVDVINKEFQVDYQGYDPNEVDMFLDMIATDYRVFEGITNDFNKEIKYLRQQINDLQDKNDVLRAQLDETKAQKARLEEEGFSKADLIKRIHNLEGKINND from the coding sequence ATGAAAACAATTAAATTGCGAGCAGTTGATGTCATTAATAAGGAATTTCAAGTTGATTACCAAGGTTATGATCCGAATGAAGTTGATATGTTTTTAGATATGATTGCCACTGATTATCGAGTTTTTGAAGGAATTACGAATGATTTTAATAAAGAAATTAAATATTTGCGTCAACAAATAAATGATTTGCAAGACAAAAATGATGTTTTAAGAGCACAACTTGATGAAACAAAAGCCCAAAAAGCACGGTTAGAAGAAGAAGGTTTTTCAAAAGCTGATCTAATAAAACGAATCCATAATTTAGAAGGTAAGATAAATAATGACTAA
- a CDS encoding ABC transporter permease, with protein MKQGILGIIKAKGQFISLLLLIFICSIITSCLFTTVTSLQAANRQMGYGSFDYNYSFHYSAMEFENSNMQTITPSFAFDSEYVLVENNDNKLTYPKITIGAANSDVFYALTPQDITFDKLPSGEITALGLALKIRLSAPNYQNTLIAKLRAMGQNALSDQYFAAFKTTQIYKNFLGIITDYINKDFLSKHPTSTTAEIQNAIAVFTNGQADQNLKAINRWHWNLKTTNNDFQHFDMPDVMVTLGKDNKTIDVVNTNTLFDEGLRGSFGVASRYTVTDSAGNVEQRIQYLGQSPYQYIDKLNQTGINEGRMVIGDLFNKVPFFGNYSERSSFINFVQNYYKMLGIVSNFVISMRQEVTTWDIVNNSKYKVIGWHDLIKDNQLKIFDKVWEWEGPSLNESILSNSYAVVSPNYLKIQKKKLRDDIKIGQQTFTVGATGGDTLNIYPTIYETDFIPNFKTDTVVYLSSYGMSLLSEDNNKGLISLKDNSRVFLKSLAGQPAGNLALFKKYYANNPNQLDVYAQGLQISNNQKGTDPSIGTFEAKNETNQLTWRYSLLAKTINVYIYIGLFFIIIFAITLFVVSYIIIKEMIKRESSQIGMLKAGGYYLREISLSYWSILMVSVLIAVPTGWLVGITLQLFVVKLFNLFFIINWTFTWNWMILIFLLVFFVAFLSLITFVTCYFSISKTEVLSLIYPTRELNVDSKLARSVRSLHFKTFVGRFRMVVLSTSLKQAFTYLGIFTLVTFTLTVSLLAPVYVKNFNTNYYKNIKYGSEVKYSNVISNSPLSYYKTYAWNGINNVPNTGDPVDSYLYPIGGMTPLANYYSINGGQTIKPLKAVSQEPTVAGILKDMLSYNFVTLSGTNLSLGIFNYLNELVKNSPAGDSVRALISEILCTVLPKALGIGAIPYPPFPDKGDYVALWNTCFSKATNGIIPASVKEDWNKNPDRANHFALGIGTMSYNNATDDLFTSFDAAYNEKNLPVYGINANTKMLKLSADDRAALTTNNSQVINAIANVTALQRLNLWVGQEITLTPQLSTLQYNVGPNQWTEFSNNNTTLVNQSWKYNLSGNSGSWNPSNYQSLYSLDKSYFTYNTSANTKYYASTDRKSEYYNLNNVELWIPSNLAMEQIWTNKVITLNNGQQRKLLEVSTGTNKIVRKETVNSQEYWVIKPYDFNFDSSYSGDFVNGIPTTWYQAAVDNNFIKVAPSLTALPVKVKIVKSIATYDNPRLFVSMQNANKINLFPTTKLNGQANVMQWYNGKYTTELQPSDQINRYALSSTNGDLSLNNFTTSYTSSVLSADYVGIKSQVMNRVIVIALSVALIFIVIIIMVSVITIYFAIDLFIKKFIKIIATMKVQGYSRWEINNLTLGIFIPFAIVGWLIGYFITWGLAWTITQKVLMFFNLYVPIGTGLITLPIILGGIIILYVFSYFVSMKKINKLNIQEIVLMES; from the coding sequence ATGAAGCAAGGAATTTTAGGAATAATTAAAGCAAAAGGACAATTTATTTCATTGCTCCTTTTAATTTTTATTTGCTCAATTATCACTTCTTGTTTATTTACAACGGTAACTAGTTTACAAGCAGCGAACCGTCAAATGGGATACGGCAGTTTTGATTATAATTATTCTTTCCATTATTCAGCAATGGAATTTGAAAATTCAAATATGCAAACAATTACGCCGAGTTTTGCATTTGATTCAGAATATGTTCTTGTAGAAAACAATGATAATAAATTAACATATCCAAAAATTACAATTGGAGCCGCAAATAGTGATGTTTTTTATGCTTTAACGCCACAAGACATTACGTTTGATAAATTACCTTCTGGAGAAATAACTGCTTTAGGGTTGGCTCTAAAAATTCGGTTATCAGCACCTAATTATCAAAATACATTAATTGCAAAATTACGGGCAATGGGGCAGAATGCGTTATCTGACCAATATTTTGCCGCTTTTAAAACAACTCAAATTTATAAAAACTTTTTAGGAATTATTACTGATTATATTAATAAAGATTTTTTATCAAAGCATCCAACGTCAACAACAGCTGAGATTCAAAATGCGATTGCTGTTTTTACTAATGGGCAAGCTGATCAAAATTTGAAAGCGATTAATCGTTGACATTGAAACTTAAAAACAACAAACAATGATTTTCAACATTTTGATATGCCAGATGTTATGGTAACGTTAGGGAAAGACAATAAAACGATTGATGTTGTTAACACAAATACTTTGTTTGATGAAGGCTTACGGGGTAGTTTTGGTGTTGCATCACGTTATACTGTAACAGATAGTGCTGGTAATGTAGAACAACGAATTCAATATTTAGGCCAATCTCCTTATCAATACATTGATAAATTAAACCAAACTGGAATTAACGAAGGGCGAATGGTTATTGGTGATTTGTTTAATAAGGTTCCTTTTTTTGGAAATTATAGTGAACGAAGTTCGTTTATTAATTTTGTTCAAAATTATTACAAGATGCTAGGAATTGTTAGTAATTTTGTGATTTCAATGCGTCAAGAAGTTACAACATGAGATATTGTTAATAATTCAAAATATAAGGTTATTGGTTGACATGATCTAATAAAAGATAATCAATTGAAGATCTTTGATAAAGTTTGGGAGTGAGAAGGACCATCGCTTAATGAATCAATATTAAGTAATTCTTATGCTGTTGTTAGTCCAAATTATTTAAAAATTCAGAAGAAGAAGTTACGCGATGATATTAAGATTGGCCAGCAAACTTTCACAGTTGGTGCGACAGGGGGAGACACGTTAAATATTTATCCAACAATTTATGAAACAGACTTTATTCCTAATTTTAAAACAGATACTGTTGTGTACTTGTCTTCATATGGTATGTCGTTATTATCAGAGGATAATAATAAAGGATTAATTAGTTTAAAAGATAATTCACGTGTTTTTTTAAAAAGTTTAGCTGGTCAACCAGCAGGTAATTTAGCTCTTTTTAAAAAATATTATGCTAACAATCCTAATCAATTAGATGTTTATGCGCAAGGATTACAAATAAGTAATAATCAAAAAGGAACTGATCCTTCAATTGGTACTTTTGAAGCTAAAAATGAAACAAACCAATTAACATGGCGCTATAGTTTACTAGCAAAAACAATTAACGTTTATATTTATATTGGGTTATTTTTCATTATTATCTTTGCGATAACATTATTTGTTGTTTCATATATTATTATTAAAGAAATGATTAAACGCGAATCATCACAAATTGGAATGTTAAAAGCGGGTGGATATTATCTTCGTGAAATTTCTTTATCTTATTGAAGTATTTTAATGGTTAGTGTTTTAATTGCGGTTCCGACCGGTTGGTTAGTCGGTATCACGCTCCAACTCTTTGTTGTAAAGTTATTTAATTTATTCTTTATTATTAATTGAACCTTTACTTGAAACTGAATGATTCTAATCTTTTTACTGGTGTTTTTTGTTGCTTTTCTATCGTTGATTACATTTGTTACTTGTTATTTTTCAATTAGTAAAACAGAAGTATTAAGTTTAATTTATCCAACGCGTGAATTAAATGTTGATAGTAAGTTAGCACGTTCTGTTCGTAGTTTACACTTTAAAACCTTTGTTGGTCGCTTCCGAATGGTGGTTTTATCAACCTCCTTAAAACAAGCCTTTACTTATTTAGGAATCTTTACTTTAGTGACCTTTACTTTAACGGTATCATTATTAGCACCAGTTTATGTCAAAAACTTTAATACAAACTATTATAAAAATATTAAGTATGGTAGTGAGGTTAAATATAGTAATGTCATTAGTAATAGTCCATTGTCATATTATAAAACTTATGCATGAAATGGAATTAATAATGTTCCAAACACTGGTGATCCAGTTGACTCTTATTTATATCCAATTGGGGGAATGACACCGTTAGCAAATTACTATAGTATTAATGGCGGTCAAACAATTAAACCATTAAAAGCAGTAAGCCAAGAACCAACGGTAGCTGGAATTTTAAAAGATATGTTGTCATATAATTTTGTTACTTTATCAGGAACTAACCTGTCATTAGGAATTTTTAATTATCTTAATGAACTAGTAAAAAATTCACCAGCCGGTGATAGTGTTCGCGCTTTAATTTCTGAAATTTTATGTACTGTTTTGCCAAAAGCGCTTGGAATTGGGGCGATTCCATATCCACCGTTTCCCGATAAAGGTGATTATGTTGCTTTATGAAATACTTGTTTTAGTAAAGCAACAAATGGAATTATTCCTGCTTCGGTCAAAGAAGATTGAAATAAAAATCCTGATCGAGCAAATCACTTTGCCTTGGGAATTGGGACAATGAGTTATAACAATGCAACTGATGATCTTTTCACGAGTTTTGATGCAGCATATAATGAAAAAAACTTACCAGTTTACGGGATTAATGCTAATACAAAAATGTTAAAATTATCAGCAGATGATCGCGCTGCTTTAACAACTAATAATAGCCAAGTTATCAACGCAATTGCAAATGTGACAGCACTCCAACGACTAAATCTATGGGTTGGACAAGAGATTACTTTAACTCCACAATTATCAACCTTGCAATATAATGTTGGTCCAAATCAGTGAACAGAGTTTAGTAATAATAATACCACCTTAGTTAACCAAAGCTGGAAATATAACCTTAGTGGTAATTCGGGTTCATGAAATCCAAGTAATTATCAAAGCCTATATTCTCTAGATAAAAGTTATTTTACTTATAATACAAGTGCTAATACGAAGTATTATGCTTCAACAGATCGAAAGAGTGAATATTATAATTTAAATAATGTTGAATTATGGATTCCATCTAATTTGGCAATGGAACAAATTTGAACGAATAAAGTAATTACGTTGAATAATGGTCAACAACGGAAATTATTGGAAGTATCAACAGGGACTAATAAAATAGTGCGAAAAGAGACAGTTAATAGTCAGGAATATTGAGTTATTAAACCATATGATTTTAACTTTGATAGTTCATATAGTGGTGACTTTGTAAATGGTATTCCAACAACGTGATATCAAGCAGCGGTTGATAATAATTTTATTAAAGTTGCACCGTCATTAACAGCACTGCCAGTGAAAGTTAAAATTGTAAAAAGTATTGCTACTTATGATAATCCCCGCTTATTTGTTAGTATGCAAAATGCAAATAAAATTAATTTATTCCCAACAACAAAATTAAATGGTCAGGCTAATGTAATGCAATGGTATAACGGAAAATATACAACTGAATTGCAACCATCTGATCAAATTAATCGTTATGCTTTATCATCGACCAATGGTGATTTATCCTTAAATAACTTTACAACTTCTTATACATCATCTGTCTTGTCGGCAGATTATGTTGGGATTAAATCACAAGTGATGAATCGCGTTATTGTTATTGCTTTATCCGTTGCCCTAATTTTTATTGTTATTATCATTATGGTTTCAGTTATTACAATTTACTTTGCAATTGATCTGTTTATTAAGAAGTTTATTAAGATCATTGCCACAATGAAAGTACAAGGTTATAGTCGGTGAGAAATTAATAATTTAACATTAGGAATTTTTATTCCCTTTGCAATTGTTGGGTGGTTAATTGGTTATTTCATTACATGAGGATTAGCCTGAACAATTACTCAAAAAGTTCTAATGTTCTTTAACCTCTATGTTCCGATTGGAACGGGGTTAATTACCTTGCCAATTATTTTAGGAGGAATTATTATTTTATATGTTTTCTCATACTTTGTTTCAATGAAAAAAATTAATAAATTAAATATTCAAGAAATTGTGTTAATGGAAAGTTAA
- a CDS encoding ECF transporter S component — protein sequence MEKNSNNDLTVKNDKIWVRIKKSLFHKELYNQRSITFKITVSAIFLAVAVGLSLLEIFNIPTPWGATFGLRFFDTLVIIYSISIVGLGFALLEGIALPWIHNLIDGHHTWIEMAFFMISNILVIFITWFIYYILFNAYYKVKVPEDVGDHAIHEYHHVKKAHDHHHKIISITWTKKILAFVIIIPLCALVEALSFLIVAKILVNTGHSHLEEEHVHMIKHGINMLAPTVSTPNEIINWSDGVSVAHAGHDHDHDNSGMASIFESWQHTLIFIGIFFGIFTAKYIVNATLFLLLERRTRQLVDRYGIYV from the coding sequence ATGGAGAAAAATAGTAACAATGATTTAACCGTGAAGAACGATAAGATTTGGGTTCGGATTAAAAAATCATTATTTCACAAAGAATTATATAATCAAAGGTCGATTACTTTTAAAATTACAGTATCAGCAATTTTTTTAGCAGTTGCTGTTGGTTTGAGTTTATTAGAGATTTTTAATATTCCAACCCCCTGAGGAGCAACCTTTGGGTTACGCTTTTTTGATACATTAGTGATCATTTATTCAATTTCAATTGTTGGATTAGGGTTTGCCTTATTAGAGGGGATAGCTTTACCTTGGATTCATAATCTAATTGATGGTCACCACACCTGAATAGAAATGGCGTTTTTTATGATTTCTAACATCCTGGTTATTTTTATTACATGGTTTATTTATTATATTTTGTTTAATGCTTATTACAAAGTAAAGGTTCCTGAAGATGTTGGTGATCATGCAATTCATGAATATCATCATGTTAAAAAAGCCCATGATCACCATCATAAAATTATTAGTATTACTTGAACCAAAAAAATTTTAGCATTTGTAATTATTATTCCATTATGTGCTTTAGTTGAAGCATTATCGTTTCTAATTGTTGCAAAAATTTTAGTAAATACTGGTCATTCACATTTAGAAGAAGAACATGTTCATATGATTAAACATGGGATTAATATGTTAGCACCAACAGTTAGCACACCGAATGAAATTATTAATTGATCAGATGGTGTTAGTGTTGCTCATGCTGGTCATGACCATGATCATGACAACAGTGGAATGGCTTCCATTTTTGAATCATGACAGCACACCTTAATTTTTATTGGAATTTTCTTTGGAATATTTACCGCAAAATATATTGTTAATGCTACATTATTTTTATTATTAGAACGACGAACAAGACAGTTGGTTGATCGATATGGAATATATGTCTAA
- a CDS encoding lipoprotein, with protein sequence MRKLLNILAATVLATTPVITVVSCKNKGKSQTGDKYKDSEVEKMPNGPLKSKILQTTLFSKMAIANRHENLNGYTPSTLQMLTRLPDSYKDKDGNLVDVDYYRGRYLNQKDGVPLNNLTSSYDYMNILSNDLYNTENQAKPKIPGYSENDLLPSMPNLAANSNMLNYWYDGGPLSNYSIAKEILPTQQGDARLHKTIKDAYNKAMFELPRTTYFYDLNMNYNPLATKDIKFDTDTNQNFVINGEKFATGKSFITAQKSEEQDKLMVILQLILMADMFTDRSQSKTYINQLNKFLPLSKDADGNFLGSILGAIYFQIFGSPTMPNNPNEKNPNYELAKKGVSLALTNLGATGNEKQKIETRVNKFFDEQGQVFIDLLLTKPMQDDLDLTKPEDQYKNRDAMWNGKTPKLQLADLLFKKDSTSKSLAELFVEFGNEVNDWYTKATTERQGIANNAVGTFLTIAAQKVTPGFKVVLQSMAKMMMIPANGGLGTLTINDMNQFVIALSQGILNSADALTKVSQISWSDPNNQEQNQTEIAKLLTGSEDPSKPAPGSFMDTAFTWFNDGTKPVRSLLNKLYFDPNSETRKDLLAINNALYDYTNTLLLGENWFINNGKFLNENNMQYDLEYKGMGDADVATNLNLHEKWYVAKDGIKTYQDLNAAYLKALGNNNLDWFAKYDGLGNNYQKVNYKYTITWTNVNPGDDSHQYWVISNIQWFAKDNGGQWKRYYDVVQND encoded by the coding sequence ATGCGTAAGTTACTTAATATTTTAGCTGCTACAGTTTTAGCAACAACTCCAGTTATTACTGTTGTTAGTTGTAAAAACAAGGGAAAATCACAAACTGGTGATAAATACAAAGATTCAGAAGTTGAAAAAATGCCGAATGGACCATTAAAATCAAAGATTTTACAAACAACATTATTTTCTAAAATGGCAATTGCTAATCGCCATGAAAATTTAAATGGATATACACCATCAACTTTACAGATGTTAACACGATTACCAGATTCATATAAGGATAAAGATGGTAATTTAGTTGACGTTGATTATTATCGTGGTCGTTATTTAAATCAAAAAGATGGAGTGCCATTAAATAATTTGACATCAAGTTATGATTATATGAATATTTTAAGTAATGACTTATATAATACGGAAAATCAAGCAAAACCAAAAATTCCAGGATATTCTGAAAATGATTTATTACCATCAATGCCTAATTTAGCAGCAAATAGTAATATGTTAAATTACTGATATGATGGTGGACCATTATCAAATTATTCAATTGCTAAAGAAATTTTGCCAACACAGCAGGGCGATGCGCGGTTACATAAGACAATTAAGGATGCTTATAATAAAGCAATGTTTGAGTTACCACGAACAACTTACTTTTACGATTTAAATATGAATTATAATCCGTTAGCAACAAAAGATATTAAATTTGACACCGATACAAATCAAAACTTTGTTATTAATGGCGAAAAATTTGCGACCGGTAAATCATTTATTACTGCACAAAAATCAGAAGAACAAGATAAATTAATGGTAATTTTACAGTTAATTTTAATGGCTGATATGTTTACGGACCGTTCACAATCAAAAACATATATTAATCAGTTAAACAAATTTTTACCATTGTCAAAAGACGCGGATGGGAATTTTTTAGGAAGTATTTTAGGAGCAATTTATTTTCAAATTTTTGGTTCGCCAACAATGCCAAATAATCCAAATGAAAAGAATCCAAATTATGAATTGGCAAAAAAAGGTGTTTCATTGGCGTTAACTAATTTGGGTGCAACAGGAAATGAAAAACAAAAAATTGAAACAAGAGTTAATAAGTTTTTTGATGAACAAGGACAAGTTTTTATTGACTTATTATTAACAAAACCAATGCAAGATGATTTAGATTTAACAAAACCAGAAGATCAATATAAAAATCGTGATGCAATGTGAAATGGTAAGACCCCAAAATTACAGCTTGCTGATTTATTATTTAAAAAGGATAGTACTTCAAAATCGTTAGCTGAATTATTTGTTGAATTTGGAAACGAAGTTAATGATTGGTATACAAAGGCAACAACAGAACGACAAGGGATAGCAAATAATGCAGTTGGAACATTTTTAACAATTGCAGCACAAAAAGTTACACCAGGATTTAAAGTAGTCTTACAATCCATGGCCAAAATGATGATGATACCAGCGAATGGGGGCTTAGGAACCTTAACAATTAATGATATGAATCAGTTTGTTATTGCCTTATCACAAGGAATTTTAAATAGTGCTGATGCATTAACAAAAGTTAGTCAAATTTCATGATCTGATCCAAACAATCAAGAACAAAATCAAACCGAAATTGCAAAATTATTAACAGGTAGTGAGGATCCAAGCAAACCAGCCCCTGGTTCATTTATGGACACAGCCTTTACGTGGTTTAATGATGGAACCAAACCAGTTCGTTCATTATTAAATAAATTATATTTTGATCCTAATTCAGAAACGCGTAAGGACTTATTGGCAATTAATAATGCATTATATGATTATACGAATACATTATTATTAGGTGAAAATTGATTTATTAATAATGGGAAGTTCTTAAATGAAAATAATATGCAATATGACCTTGAATATAAGGGAATGGGAGATGCTGATGTTGCAACCAATTTAAATCTGCATGAAAAATGATATGTGGCAAAAGACGGCATTAAAACATACCAAGATTTAAATGCTGCTTATTTAAAAGCATTAGGAAATAATAATTTAGACTGATTTGCAAAGTATGATGGTTTAGGAAATAATTATCAAAAAGTTAATTATAAATATACTATTACTTGGACAAATGTTAACCCTGGTGATGATAGTCATCAATACTGAGTAATTTCTAATATTCAATGATTTGCAAAAGATAATGGCGGACAATGAAAACGTTATTATGATGTTGTTCAAAATGATTAA
- a CDS encoding ABC transporter ATP-binding protein, with protein MGKIKELIDINKIEKNLEYNELDHKNQTRKQQTPLEMMKEIKAPRIGFFKLVAIYYRRYLLRSFTILFTLVLSSTSIVTITLLINKLMTQILFEFGNDPGAVTTGLDWWIWLIIIGVVLVIGVVTTNIRERVGGMLGRNIEIDVRNAVLNNLVNLNIGYYSDKKIGETMTKLINDTQIIGDESQLTPANLISIPIIFIGSAIVLLNIDWKLALICLGATSLFMTAVAVTFRSQASETENVRAKITDVNGDVTDRIASIALIKATGTEEYERVRFEQIHKEYYRINRRLNRIQARMTTIIILCALSLTVIVVLSSIILYGNKGTESTNHIMKVLPAFITGVNTLAFPIWTLTGLVPGLARATASTKRIIQLIRVDTTIDPNRDASNVNEITGDIVLKDIIFEYPEKPGVIILPKTTVKFEKGKSYAFVGETGSGKSTISKLLLRFYDPTSGEVIVNNTNLKDLNLASYLTHVGYVEQEPKILFGDVIYNVRYGMFNATEEEVIEACKKANLHDLVMGWKDGYNTILGERGFMLSGGQKQRLVIARMILKNPQILILDEATSALDNIVEKEIQAELEKIMVGKTTISIAHRLSTIKNVDKIFVLGKGQGIIQSGKYDELITIDGPFRELHRAGNQGR; from the coding sequence ATGGGTAAAATTAAAGAGTTAATTGATATTAATAAGATTGAAAAAAACTTGGAGTATAACGAATTAGACCACAAAAATCAGACTCGTAAGCAGCAAACGCCATTAGAAATGATGAAGGAGATTAAAGCACCGCGAATCGGTTTTTTTAAGTTAGTTGCAATTTATTATCGTCGATATTTATTACGTTCATTTACAATTTTATTTACTTTAGTTTTAAGTTCAACATCAATTGTAACAATTACCCTTTTAATAAATAAGTTAATGACCCAAATTTTATTTGAATTTGGAAATGACCCGGGGGCAGTAACAACTGGATTAGACTGATGAATTTGATTAATCATCATTGGTGTTGTCTTGGTAATTGGTGTTGTCACAACAAACATTCGTGAACGGGTTGGAGGAATGTTGGGACGGAATATTGAGATTGATGTTCGAAATGCCGTTTTAAATAACTTAGTTAATTTAAACATTGGTTATTATTCTGATAAAAAAATTGGAGAAACAATGACAAAATTAATTAATGATACGCAAATTATTGGAGATGAATCACAATTAACGCCAGCTAACTTAATTAGTATTCCAATTATCTTTATTGGAAGTGCAATAGTGTTGTTGAATATTGATTGAAAATTAGCATTAATTTGTTTAGGAGCAACCAGTTTATTTATGACAGCAGTTGCTGTAACATTCCGTTCACAAGCATCAGAAACAGAAAATGTTCGTGCTAAAATTACTGATGTTAATGGGGATGTAACTGATCGCATTGCTTCAATTGCCTTAATCAAAGCAACAGGAACAGAAGAATATGAACGTGTTCGTTTTGAACAAATTCATAAGGAATACTACCGTATTAATCGTCGTTTAAACCGCATTCAAGCGCGAATGACAACAATTATTATTCTTTGTGCATTAAGTTTAACTGTTATCGTTGTTTTATCAAGTATTATTTTATATGGTAATAAGGGGACAGAAAGTACTAACCACATTATGAAAGTTTTACCAGCTTTTATTACGGGGGTTAACACTTTAGCCTTCCCAATTTGAACATTAACTGGATTAGTGCCAGGATTAGCGCGGGCAACAGCATCAACAAAAAGAATTATTCAACTAATTCGTGTTGATACAACAATTGACCCAAACCGTGATGCATCTAATGTTAATGAAATTACGGGGGATATTGTTTTAAAAGATATTATTTTTGAATATCCAGAAAAACCGGGAGTCATTATTTTACCAAAAACAACGGTGAAATTTGAAAAAGGAAAAAGTTATGCTTTTGTTGGCGAAACTGGAAGTGGAAAATCAACCATTTCAAAATTATTGTTACGTTTTTATGATCCAACCAGTGGAGAAGTTATTGTTAACAATACCAATTTAAAAGATTTAAATTTAGCAAGTTATTTAACACATGTTGGTTATGTTGAACAAGAACCAAAAATTTTATTTGGTGATGTTATTTACAATGTTCGTTATGGAATGTTTAATGCAACCGAAGAAGAAGTTATTGAAGCTTGTAAAAAAGCTAATTTACATGATTTAGTTATGGGCTGAAAAGATGGTTATAATACTATTCTGGGTGAACGTGGATTTATGTTGTCTGGAGGGCAAAAACAACGATTAGTTATTGCACGGATGATTTTAAAAAATCCTCAAATTTTAATTTTAGATGAAGCAACAAGTGCGTTAGATAATATTGTTGAAAAAGAAATTCAAGCTGAATTAGAAAAAATTATGGTTGGTAAAACAACAATTTCAATTGCCCACCGATTGAGTACGATTAAAAATGTTGATAAAATTTTTGTCTTGGGAAAAGGACAAGGAATTATTCAAAGTGGAAAATATGATGAATTAATTACAATTGATGGTCCGTTCCGTGAACTTCATCGTGCTGGAAATCAAGGCCGTTAA